In the Dictyoglomus sp. NZ13-RE01 genome, one interval contains:
- a CDS encoding acetoin utilization protein AcuB, producing MLVRMRMTKNPIFVSPNTSILEAWKTMQRFQVRRLLVIEKGKLVGIVTERDLRSASPSQATSLSIFELNYLLEQLKVKDVMTPNPITIDADAPIEEAALIMRENKISALPVLEKGEVVGIITETDLFKAFIDMLGAGEKGLRYTLRIKNVPGEIAKIVNILWEKGINILSLVTFPSDSEDYGYLVVRVQSDDLVTINELFRSHNIPVEHIRKF from the coding sequence ATGTTAGTTAGAATGAGAATGACAAAAAATCCAATTTTTGTTTCTCCTAATACCTCCATATTGGAAGCATGGAAAACCATGCAGAGATTCCAAGTAAGGAGATTATTGGTGATAGAAAAAGGGAAGCTTGTGGGTATAGTTACGGAAAGGGACTTAAGGTCTGCTTCTCCTTCACAGGCAACCTCCTTAAGTATTTTTGAGTTAAATTATTTGTTAGAACAACTGAAAGTGAAGGATGTTATGACACCCAATCCTATAACTATAGACGCTGATGCACCTATTGAAGAGGCGGCATTGATTATGAGAGAAAATAAAATAAGTGCTCTTCCAGTATTAGAGAAGGGAGAGGTAGTAGGCATAATAACCGAAACAGACCTTTTTAAGGCTTTCATTGATATGTTGGGGGCTGGAGAGAAGGGATTAAGGTATACACTAAGGATTAAAAATGTGCCTGGGGAGATTGCAAAAATAGTAAATATTTTATGGGAGAAGGGAATAAATATACTAAGTTTAGTAACTTTCCCTTCGGATAGTGAAGATTACGGATATTTAGTTGTCCGTGTACAAAGTGATGATTTAGTGACTATTAATGAGCTTTTTAGAAGTCATAATATTCCTGTGGAGCATATAAGAAAATTCTAA
- a CDS encoding ABC transporter ATP-binding protein, whose amino-acid sequence MLSVKDLHVYYGGIRALQGIDFEVKEGEIVSLIGANGAGKSTTLRAISRLVPIARGDIYFYEINLKKLPPHKVAGLGIAHVPEGRRVFANLTVFENLELGAYLCNDRNKIKKNLEFVFSLFPRLKERSKQLAGTLSGGEQQMLAIGRALMSDARLLLLDEPSMGLAPLLVQEIFKVLKEINNEGKTLLLVEQNANMAFQIAHRVYVLETGRIIMSGPTEIVSKNEEIRKAYLGG is encoded by the coding sequence GTGTTATCAGTTAAAGATCTTCATGTTTACTATGGGGGAATTAGAGCCTTACAAGGAATAGATTTTGAAGTCAAAGAAGGAGAGATAGTCTCTCTAATAGGGGCAAATGGTGCTGGAAAGTCAACTACTTTAAGGGCAATTTCTCGTTTGGTCCCTATTGCAAGGGGTGACATTTATTTTTATGAAATAAATTTAAAGAAGCTTCCTCCTCATAAAGTTGCAGGTCTTGGCATTGCACATGTTCCTGAGGGAAGAAGGGTTTTTGCAAATTTAACTGTTTTTGAAAATCTCGAGTTAGGTGCTTATCTTTGCAATGATAGAAACAAAATAAAGAAAAATTTGGAGTTTGTTTTTTCTCTTTTCCCAAGACTGAAAGAAAGATCTAAACAATTGGCAGGAACATTAAGTGGAGGGGAACAACAGATGCTTGCAATCGGTCGTGCCTTAATGTCAGATGCAAGATTGCTCTTACTGGATGAACCATCAATGGGACTTGCCCCTCTACTTGTACAAGAAATTTTTAAGGTTTTAAAAGAGATAAATAACGAAGGGAAGACATTACTTTTAGTGGAGCAAAATGCAAATATGGCTTTTCAAATAGCTCATCGGGTTTATGTTTTGGAAACTGGAAGAATAATTATGTCCGGACCAACAGAGATTGTATCTAAAAACGAGGAGATTCGAAAGGCATATCTGGGAGGGTAA
- a CDS encoding ABC transporter ATP-binding protein, protein MLEVKNLSCAFGGLMAVSELDFHVEENEILGIIGPNGAGKTTVFNLITGFYSPLHGEIIFKGKNIENLKPYQITRLGIARTFQNPRLFKQLSVLDNVKIAMHKVYNASVFDVILRNKKVYKAEEEQEEKAIELLKFFHLYDRKDEISQNLPYGDQRRLEIARAMATNPTLLLLDEPAAGMNPHESKELANLILQIRDKFNLTIILIEHHMDVVMGICERIIVLDYGMKIAEGTPEEIKNNPRVIEAYLGKEEESVIS, encoded by the coding sequence GTGTTAGAGGTGAAAAATTTATCTTGTGCCTTTGGCGGATTAATGGCAGTTTCAGAGTTGGATTTTCATGTAGAAGAAAATGAGATATTGGGAATTATAGGTCCCAATGGTGCAGGAAAAACTACAGTTTTTAATCTAATTACAGGCTTTTATTCCCCCTTGCATGGTGAGATAATTTTTAAAGGAAAAAATATAGAAAATTTAAAGCCTTATCAGATTACTCGCTTGGGGATTGCCAGAACTTTTCAAAATCCACGCCTCTTTAAACAGCTTTCTGTTCTTGATAATGTAAAAATAGCTATGCATAAAGTATATAATGCCAGTGTTTTTGATGTTATACTTAGAAATAAAAAGGTATATAAGGCAGAGGAAGAGCAAGAGGAAAAAGCAATTGAACTTCTAAAGTTTTTCCACCTTTATGATAGAAAGGACGAAATATCCCAAAACTTACCTTATGGTGATCAGAGAAGATTGGAAATTGCAAGAGCTATGGCAACGAATCCAACTCTTTTACTTTTAGATGAGCCGGCTGCAGGCATGAATCCTCATGAGTCAAAAGAATTAGCAAATCTTATTCTACAGATAAGAGATAAGTTCAATTTGACTATTATCCTTATTGAACACCATATGGATGTAGTTATGGGGATTTGTGAAAGAATCATTGTCCTTGACTATGGTATGAAGATTGCAGAAGGAACTCCTGAGGAAATAAAAAATAATCCAAGAGTTATTGAGGCTTATTTGGGTAAGGAGGAAGAAAGTGTTATCAGTTAA
- a CDS encoding branched-chain amino acid ABC transporter permease: MRRNYLITLIISIFLILLGTQAQGINPYYYQLLIFFGINSILAMSLNLINGFAGQFSIGHAGFMAVGGYFSAALSVYQGEKLLAFLNFLPTNVAQIVEFFIFLLVGGLVAGILGLLVGIPTLRLRGDYLAIATLGFGEIVRVAILNLDVVGGPRGFPGIPQRTNLSWIIFWFIVCYLVIRNLINSSHGRAIISIREDEIASETMGINTTFYKVLAFVIGAFFAGIAGGLFAHYLMMLHPSSFTFFRSVEVLLMIVLGGLGSISGAILGAFILTILPEALRGFTYLRLVIYSIILILLMLLRPQGLLGGREISLSIFKRFINPKVDRS, from the coding sequence ATGAGAAGGAATTATTTGATTACATTAATAATAAGCATTTTTTTGATTTTGCTTGGCACTCAAGCCCAAGGAATTAATCCCTATTATTATCAATTATTGATATTCTTTGGGATTAATAGTATTCTTGCAATGAGTCTTAATTTGATAAATGGTTTTGCAGGACAATTTTCTATTGGACACGCAGGTTTCATGGCCGTTGGAGGTTATTTTAGTGCTGCTTTAAGTGTTTACCAAGGAGAAAAACTTCTTGCTTTTCTCAATTTTCTACCAACAAATGTTGCTCAAATCGTTGAATTTTTTATTTTCCTTTTGGTAGGAGGATTGGTAGCTGGAATTTTAGGACTTTTGGTTGGTATTCCTACATTGAGACTTAGGGGAGATTATCTTGCAATTGCAACATTAGGTTTTGGAGAGATAGTAAGGGTTGCAATTTTAAACTTGGATGTTGTAGGTGGACCACGTGGTTTTCCTGGGATACCTCAAAGGACTAATCTATCATGGATCATTTTCTGGTTTATTGTTTGTTATTTAGTTATAAGGAATTTAATAAACTCCTCTCATGGGAGAGCTATTATTTCAATAAGAGAAGACGAGATAGCTTCTGAAACCATGGGAATTAACACTACTTTTTATAAGGTTTTGGCTTTTGTAATTGGTGCATTCTTTGCAGGAATCGCGGGTGGACTTTTCGCTCATTATTTAATGATGCTTCATCCTAGTAGCTTCACCTTCTTTAGGTCCGTTGAAGTTTTACTCATGATTGTTCTTGGGGGTTTAGGAAGTATCTCTGGAGCAATATTGGGGGCATTTATATTAACCATTCTACCAGAAGCCTTAAGAGGATTTACATATCTTAGATTAGTGATTTATTCTATTATTCTCATTCTTCTTATGCTCCTTAGACCTCAAGGGCTTTTAGGGGGCAGGGAAATATCTTTGTCAATCTTCAAAAGATTTATAAATCCAAAGGTGGATAGATCATGA
- a CDS encoding branched-chain amino acid ABC transporter permease, with protein sequence MENILQQIINGLSLGSIYALIALGYTMVYGILRLINFAHGDIYMVGAFLGYFALGYWNLSFPMGLIFAMAGSAILGILIERFAYRPLRLAPRISLLITAIGVSFLLENLMVLWVGASPRPFPQKIPVEVYFVGNIVFTNRQIIIIAVSVFLMFILQFIVLKTKVGKAMRAVSFDKETALMMGIDIDKIIALTFAIGSSLAAAGGVLVGLYFNKIEPYMGVMPGLKAFVAAVLGGIGIIPGAMIGGYILGIAEVLVSAFISSTIRDAVAFIVLILILLVRPSGILGKYMREKV encoded by the coding sequence ATGGAGAATATATTACAGCAAATAATAAATGGACTATCCTTAGGAAGTATATATGCCCTAATTGCTTTGGGCTATACCATGGTTTATGGTATTTTGAGGTTGATAAACTTTGCCCACGGGGATATATACATGGTAGGCGCCTTTTTGGGTTACTTTGCTTTGGGATATTGGAATTTATCTTTCCCTATGGGACTTATCTTTGCAATGGCTGGATCCGCCATATTAGGAATATTAATTGAAAGATTTGCCTATAGACCATTAAGATTAGCTCCAAGGATATCACTTTTGATCACTGCTATAGGAGTTTCATTTCTTTTAGAAAATCTTATGGTTTTATGGGTGGGAGCATCTCCGAGACCCTTTCCTCAAAAAATTCCTGTGGAAGTTTATTTTGTAGGAAACATAGTTTTTACTAATAGGCAGATTATTATTATCGCTGTTTCTGTTTTTCTTATGTTTATATTGCAGTTTATAGTTTTAAAGACCAAAGTAGGTAAAGCTATGAGAGCGGTCTCTTTTGATAAAGAGACTGCTTTAATGATGGGTATCGACATAGATAAAATAATAGCTTTGACCTTTGCAATTGGTTCATCCCTTGCTGCAGCAGGAGGAGTCTTAGTAGGATTGTATTTCAACAAAATAGAACCATATATGGGTGTAATGCCTGGGTTAAAGGCTTTTGTGGCTGCAGTTCTTGGGGGAATTGGGATAATTCCAGGAGCAATGATTGGTGGATATATTCTTGGAATTGCAGAAGTTTTAGTTTCCGCCTTTATATCTTCTACAATAAGGGATGCTGTCGCTTTTATTGTTCTCATATTAATATTATTAGTTAGACCATCAGGAATATTAGGAAAGTATATGAGGGAAAAGGTATAA
- a CDS encoding ethanolamine utilization protein EutJ produces MKGLLRVVFSIALLLSLLMLPIQAAGTIKVGAIFPITGPIATFGISSANGVKMAFDEVNAKGGVLGQKIELILEDDQYKAEEVANAAKKLIERDKVIAIIGEVASSMSLVLAPICQAAKVIMITPTSTNPKVTLVGDYIFRACFIDDFQGTVMANYVYKNMNKKTAAMFVAVTSDYSKGLAQFFKESFTKLGGKIVAEEYYSEGDSDFRAQLTKIKAANPEFVYLPGYYSDIGPILLQARELGITVPFGGGDGWDSPKLVETAGKAAEGCVFSNHYSPESTDPKVKLFVKNYKERFKETPDALAALSYDAAMLLVDAIKRAQSTDPTKIRDALARTKIFTGVTGSMVFDKNRNPIKSAVIIEIKGGKQVYKATVKP; encoded by the coding sequence ATGAAAGGCTTACTGAGAGTTGTTTTTTCAATTGCTCTCCTTCTCTCATTATTGATGTTACCTATTCAGGCTGCTGGAACTATTAAGGTTGGCGCTATATTCCCTATTACAGGTCCCATTGCTACCTTCGGAATCTCTTCTGCTAATGGTGTAAAGATGGCTTTTGATGAGGTAAATGCAAAGGGTGGAGTTTTGGGACAAAAAATAGAGTTAATCTTAGAGGATGATCAGTATAAAGCAGAGGAAGTAGCTAATGCAGCAAAGAAACTTATTGAAAGAGATAAGGTAATAGCTATTATTGGGGAAGTTGCAAGTTCTATGAGTTTAGTTCTTGCTCCTATTTGTCAAGCGGCAAAGGTTATTATGATTACACCTACATCTACAAATCCTAAGGTTACCTTAGTTGGAGATTACATATTTAGAGCTTGCTTCATTGATGATTTCCAAGGTACTGTTATGGCAAATTATGTTTATAAAAATATGAATAAGAAAACTGCTGCAATGTTTGTGGCAGTAACCAGTGATTACAGTAAAGGCTTGGCTCAATTCTTTAAGGAATCCTTTACAAAGCTTGGTGGTAAAATTGTAGCAGAAGAATATTACTCTGAGGGAGATTCTGATTTTAGGGCTCAGTTAACAAAGATTAAAGCAGCAAATCCTGAATTTGTCTATCTACCTGGATATTATTCAGATATTGGACCTATTTTACTTCAAGCAAGAGAACTTGGCATTACTGTTCCTTTTGGTGGTGGAGATGGATGGGATTCTCCTAAGTTGGTTGAGACAGCAGGAAAAGCAGCAGAAGGTTGTGTCTTTAGTAACCATTATAGTCCCGAATCCACAGATCCTAAGGTTAAATTATTCGTAAAGAATTATAAGGAGAGATTTAAAGAAACTCCAGATGCTTTAGCTGCTCTTTCTTATGATGCTGCTATGTTATTAGTGGATGCTATTAAGAGAGCACAAAGCACTGATCCTACCAAGATTAGAGATGCATTAGCAAGAACAAAGATATTTACTGGAGTAACTGGATCAATGGTCTTTGATAAAAATAGAAATCCTATAAAGAGTGCTGTGATCATTGAGATTAAAGGTGGAAAACAGGTATATAAAGCAACTGTAAAACCATAA
- a CDS encoding asparagine--tRNA ligase, with protein MEYKWVYIEDIPKLNIEDVEIRGWLFNKRSSGKVVFLIIRDGTGYLQGIADLNSFSKEDLERIEKIPLESSIIVRGKLREEKRAPGGFEIHLKEVNLVSPAYDYPIQKKEHSIEFLMENRHLWLRSRKQQAILRIRSEIIKAIRDFLDSRGFVLVDAPILTPSSCEGTTTLFELDYFDLGKAYLSQSGQLYMEAACMALGKVYCFGPAFRAEKSKTRRHLTEFWMVEPEMAYWDWEDNMRLQEELVSYIVQRVLDKRSKELEILERDIKPLEKIVPPFPRITYKEAIELLNRKGVPASYGDDFGGDEETVISQEFDKPVFVHHYPARIKAFYMQPDPDNPEEVLNDDMLAPEGYGEIIGGSQRIHDLNLLEEKIKEYNLQREPLEWYIDLRRYGSVPHSGFGLGIERTVAWICGLKHVREAIPFARQIYRIYP; from the coding sequence ATGGAATATAAATGGGTTTATATTGAGGATATTCCAAAATTGAATATTGAGGATGTTGAGATCAGAGGTTGGTTATTTAATAAAAGATCCAGTGGAAAAGTGGTTTTTTTGATAATTAGAGATGGCACAGGATATCTTCAGGGTATTGCGGATTTAAATAGTTTTTCAAAGGAGGATTTAGAGAGGATAGAGAAAATACCTTTAGAATCTTCCATTATTGTGAGAGGAAAATTAAGAGAGGAGAAGAGGGCACCTGGAGGCTTTGAAATACATTTAAAAGAAGTCAATTTGGTTTCTCCTGCCTACGATTATCCTATACAGAAAAAAGAGCATTCCATAGAATTTTTAATGGAAAATAGACATTTATGGTTAAGATCACGAAAACAGCAAGCAATTTTGAGAATAAGAAGTGAAATAATAAAAGCAATTAGAGATTTTTTAGATAGTAGAGGATTTGTTTTAGTGGATGCTCCTATTTTGACTCCCTCCTCATGTGAGGGAACGACTACTCTTTTTGAATTAGATTATTTCGATTTAGGAAAGGCTTATTTGTCTCAAAGTGGACAGTTATACATGGAAGCTGCATGTATGGCTTTGGGTAAGGTATACTGTTTTGGACCTGCTTTTAGAGCTGAAAAATCTAAGACAAGGAGGCACTTAACAGAGTTTTGGATGGTAGAGCCTGAAATGGCTTATTGGGATTGGGAAGATAATATGAGATTGCAAGAGGAATTAGTGAGCTATATTGTCCAAAGAGTCTTGGATAAAAGAAGCAAGGAATTAGAAATCTTAGAAAGAGATATTAAACCATTAGAGAAAATAGTTCCACCTTTTCCAAGGATCACATATAAAGAGGCTATAGAACTTTTGAATAGGAAAGGCGTGCCAGCCAGTTATGGAGATGATTTTGGGGGTGATGAGGAGACAGTAATTTCTCAGGAGTTTGATAAACCTGTTTTCGTACATCATTATCCTGCACGTATAAAGGCTTTTTACATGCAACCTGATCCTGATAACCCTGAAGAGGTTTTAAACGATGATATGCTTGCTCCAGAAGGATACGGAGAAATCATTGGGGGAAGCCAGAGAATCCACGATCTGAATTTACTTGAAGAGAAAATAAAAGAATATAATCTTCAAAGGGAGCCTTTGGAATGGTATATAGACCTACGAAGATATGGATCTGTGCCTCATTCTGGTTTTGGACTTGGTATTGAGAGGACTGTAGCATGGATTTGTGGCTTAAAACATGTAAGAGAAGCTATTCCCTTTGCAAGACAAATTTATAGGATTTATCCTTAA
- a CDS encoding N-ethylammeline chlorohydrolase, which translates to MRILIKNVSLLQKDKVLENVNMLINDDLIEYIGKESPKEYEYVIDGDKKLAMPGLVNAHTHLAMTIFRGFADDLPLKEWLETKIWPNEAKLNEEDVYWGSLLGALEMIKTGTIAFSDMYFFMDRVAEVVEMSGLKANLSIGMIATFGNPDEKLKESLDFAKRWNKKANGRILVSLAPHAPYTCPPQFLEKVVDKALAYDLMIHTHLSETYGEVIEIKEKYGETPIRLMEKVGLFKARVIAAHCVYVDNEEIEILAQNHVGVVHNPQSNLKLASGIAPISEMLEKNVLVGLGTDGASSNNNLDMWEEMRLSALLHKGYKKDPTVVPSHVALSLATENGMKIIGFNNSGVIDVGKKADLILVDLNKPHFYPRFNLISHLVYSANSQDVDTVIVDGRILMEGKEVKVLDEERIMYEAEKRAFDLVRR; encoded by the coding sequence ATGAGGATTTTAATTAAGAATGTCTCTTTGCTTCAGAAGGATAAAGTATTAGAAAATGTAAATATGCTAATTAATGATGACTTGATAGAGTATATCGGAAAGGAATCCCCGAAAGAATATGAATATGTTATTGATGGAGATAAAAAGTTGGCTATGCCAGGTTTGGTTAATGCCCATACGCACTTGGCAATGACCATCTTTAGAGGTTTTGCAGATGATCTACCACTTAAGGAATGGTTGGAAACTAAAATATGGCCAAATGAGGCTAAATTGAATGAAGAGGATGTTTATTGGGGTAGTCTTTTAGGAGCCTTAGAAATGATAAAGACTGGTACTATTGCCTTTTCGGATATGTACTTCTTTATGGACAGAGTGGCTGAAGTTGTTGAAATGAGCGGATTAAAAGCAAATCTCTCTATAGGAATGATAGCTACCTTTGGAAATCCTGATGAAAAACTTAAGGAATCTCTTGATTTTGCAAAAAGATGGAATAAAAAAGCTAATGGAAGGATTTTGGTTAGTTTAGCTCCTCATGCTCCTTATACTTGTCCTCCTCAATTTTTAGAAAAGGTTGTAGATAAAGCTTTGGCTTATGATTTAATGATTCATACACATTTATCTGAAACCTATGGTGAAGTTATTGAAATTAAAGAAAAATATGGAGAAACTCCTATTAGGTTGATGGAAAAGGTTGGACTTTTTAAGGCAAGGGTTATTGCAGCTCATTGTGTATATGTAGATAATGAAGAAATAGAAATCTTAGCTCAAAATCATGTTGGGGTTGTACATAATCCTCAAAGTAACTTAAAATTGGCCTCTGGTATTGCACCTATAAGCGAAATGTTAGAAAAGAATGTATTGGTTGGTTTAGGTACTGATGGAGCTTCAAGTAATAACAATCTCGATATGTGGGAAGAGATGCGATTATCTGCTTTACTCCATAAAGGTTATAAGAAAGATCCAACTGTTGTTCCTTCACATGTTGCTCTTTCTTTGGCAACAGAAAACGGTATGAAAATCATTGGATTTAATAACAGTGGTGTGATTGATGTGGGTAAAAAAGCGGATTTGATATTAGTAGACCTCAATAAGCCTCATTTTTATCCCAGATTTAATTTAATATCTCATTTGGTTTATTCTGCAAATTCTCAAGATGTGGATACAGTTATAGTTGATGGAAGGATACTTATGGAAGGAAAAGAAGTAAAAGTATTAGATGAGGAAAGAATAATGTATGAGGCTGAAAAGAGAGCTTTTGATTTAGTAAGACGTTGA